The genomic segment GTTGCATTCACACCGGCGGGAGACAGGCTTGTTGGAATTGTTGCCAAAAGGCAGGCAATTACTAATCCCAAGGATACAATAACAAGTGTTAAAAGGCTTATAGGAAGGAAATATGAAGAATTGTCTTCGGAAACCTTCAATGTATCCTATGATATAGTACCCAATGAAAAAGGTGATGCGGCAATTAAAATCAGTGATGGTAAAATATACACTCCGCAGGAAATATCATCCATGATTCTTCAGAAAATGAAATATCGAGCTGAGGAGTATCTCGGAGAAGAGGTATCGGATGTCGTCGTCACAGTCCCCGCTCATTTCAATGAAATTCAAAGAAAGGCAACAAAAGCTGCCTGTACCATTGCCGGATTAAACGTAAAGCGAGTACTGAACGAGCCCACCGCCGCTGCTCTCGCATTCACTGACGCTGTAGAACGAAAGAAAATAGCTGTTTTCGATTTTGGTGGAGGAACTTTCGATATCAGTATCCTTCAGGTAGTTAACGGCATATTTGAAGTTAAGGCAACCACAGGTAATACTCAGCTTGGCGGTGACGATTTCGACGCTCGACTTGTGGATTGGATCATGAGTGAATTCAAGCGTGAGAAAGGTATTGATCTCCGTAATGATCCGGTTGCTCCTCAGAGGGTTCGTGAAGCCGCGGAACGGGCAAAATGCGAACTGTCAGCAGCACTTGAAACATCAGTGAATCTGCCTTTCATAGCTTCGAGTGAATCCGGTCCGGTTCATCTGGAAATGTCAATTACCAGAGGTCTGTTCGAGGGTCTTATTAAAGATCTTGTAGAAACCACCAGACCTTTATGCAAACAGGTCTTGAAGGATGCCGGTATTTCTCCTGATGATCTTGAAGTTGTTGTTCTGGTTGGAGGTTCAACCAGAATTCCTCTTGTTAGACAGATTGTACAGGAATCGTTTGAGCAGGATCCGGTTCACAGCGTAAATCCTGATGAAGTTGTTGCGATGGGCGCAGCCATAGCCGGTTCTGTCGTGTCGGGTCAAAGGAAGGATCTTGTCCTTCTTGATGTGACCTCTCTGACTCTTGGGGTGGAAACTCTTGGAGGAGTAATGGCTCCGATTATAACCAAGAACAGTCCGCTGCCGATAAAGAGAAGCAAGATGTTCACGACTGCTGTTGACAACCAGCAGATTGTCGGGATTCATGTTCTTCAGGGAGAGAGAGATCTTGCTGAAGACAATAGAAGCCTGTCAAGATTTGAACTGGTTGGTATCAACCCCGCGCCCAGAGGGGTTCCCAGAATAGAAGTATCCTTTTCTATTGACGCAAACGGGATACTCTTCGTTAACGCGAAAGATGCTGTAACAGGCAAGCATCAGGAGATTAAGGTGAATCCCAGCGGCGGGCTTTCGGATGAAGATATCAGGAAACTTATGCGTGAAGCAAAGCATAATCAGGAAGCTGATCGTGATCGGATGAAACTCATTGAAGAAAGGAATTTTGCCGATCAGCTCATATACGAGTCAAACCGGATACTCAGAACCAGAGTTGACAGCATAGATGTATCTTTATACAAGGAACTCGAAGATTCCCTGGATAAGTTGCGGAATGAACGAGATGGAACGAATGTATCCGGTATCGAGCAGGCAATGAAAAACATGAACTCGACTTTAACCATAATCAAGAATATGCTTCAAATGGTTGAATCTCTTGAGGATAAGGACGCACCGGACGATTTCGTGACACTTGATAACAAACCCGAGGATGATATACAGGATAAATAGTACTTTTTCAGGAATTCTTCACGGGATGAATGTTCTTATGTATATTCTCCGTTTGGACAATGATTCATGAATCCATGCATCATCTGAATCCTGATAAGATCAGTGCTCAGATCTGAACAGGAACTTTTTGAATTTGAAAAATAGAAAACATTACGGATGTGAAAATAATGAGTAGGAGTCCCTATGAAATCCTGGGTGTTTCAGGGAACGCAGATCAGGATACTATTAAAAGAGCCTACAGAAAACTGGCCCTGAAGTATCACCCTGATAGAAATCCGGGAGATATAAGTGCAGAGGACAAATTCAAAGAGATAACCAAGGCTTATGAGATTCTCAGTGACCCTGAGAAGCGACAGATCTTCGACAGGACCGGATCCTGGGACGGCACACCGAATATGTCGGATTTCTTCAGCGGATTCGGTATGGATGATGCTCTGAGAGCATTTCAGGATATTTTTGGTTTCAGCAGATCCAGAGGACCATCTCCAGGAGCAGATATCACTTTTGATGTTGATCTTGATTTGAAAGATGTTGTGACCGGAACCGAACGGGAAATCAGTATCTGGCGCAAGGAGCATTGCAGAATGTGCGATGGAACAGGCGCTGATCCATCGGAGGGTTTGGAAACATGCAGCAGTTGCGGAGGGCAGGGAAGGGTAAGAACCGTAAGAAGAACTCTTCTTGGAGCTATGCAGTCGGTGGTTATTTGTCCATCATGTAACGGGCGTGGAAGAATCCCGAAGAAGGTTTGTTCCACCTGCAAGGGCTCCAGGCTTGAATCCAGAGAAAGGAAAATAGTCGTAGATATTCCTGCCGGTATATCGACAGGTCATTTCATCCGGCTTCGAG from the Candidatus Aegiribacteria sp. genome contains:
- the dnaK gene encoding molecular chaperone DnaK, with the translated sequence MGSTIGIDLGTTNSCMAIYEAGNAVVIQTGEGPRVMPSVVAFTPAGDRLVGIVAKRQAITNPKDTITSVKRLIGRKYEELSSETFNVSYDIVPNEKGDAAIKISDGKIYTPQEISSMILQKMKYRAEEYLGEEVSDVVVTVPAHFNEIQRKATKAACTIAGLNVKRVLNEPTAAALAFTDAVERKKIAVFDFGGGTFDISILQVVNGIFEVKATTGNTQLGGDDFDARLVDWIMSEFKREKGIDLRNDPVAPQRVREAAERAKCELSAALETSVNLPFIASSESGPVHLEMSITRGLFEGLIKDLVETTRPLCKQVLKDAGISPDDLEVVVLVGGSTRIPLVRQIVQESFEQDPVHSVNPDEVVAMGAAIAGSVVSGQRKDLVLLDVTSLTLGVETLGGVMAPIITKNSPLPIKRSKMFTTAVDNQQIVGIHVLQGERDLAEDNRSLSRFELVGINPAPRGVPRIEVSFSIDANGILFVNAKDAVTGKHQEIKVNPSGGLSDEDIRKLMREAKHNQEADRDRMKLIEERNFADQLIYESNRILRTRVDSIDVSLYKELEDSLDKLRNERDGTNVSGIEQAMKNMNSTLTIIKNMLQMVESLEDKDAPDDFVTLDNKPEDDIQDK
- a CDS encoding DnaJ domain-containing protein, whose product is MSRSPYEILGVSGNADQDTIKRAYRKLALKYHPDRNPGDISAEDKFKEITKAYEILSDPEKRQIFDRTGSWDGTPNMSDFFSGFGMDDALRAFQDIFGFSRSRGPSPGADITFDVDLDLKDVVTGTEREISIWRKEHCRMCDGTGADPSEGLETCSSCGGQGRVRTVRRTLLGAMQSVVICPSCNGRGRIPKKVCSTCKGSRLESRERKIVVDIPAGISTGHFIRLRGQGHFPENDGPPGDLILRIRKIDYAEFIREGDNLVYRTKISFPNAALGTEITIPAIEDEARKISIPAGVQPGEKLIIRKKGIRRLKGFGRGDLIVIADVYVPEQLSRKEKKTLEELSNSKHFNPSK